A portion of the Saccharomyces paradoxus chromosome XV, complete sequence genome contains these proteins:
- the RDR1 gene encoding Rdr1p (Transcriptional repressor involved in regulating multidrug resistance~similar to YOR380W): protein MASPGSTALPHKRQRVRKACVPCRERKRKCNGKSPCEMCVAYGYVCHYIDGRGPSASPQVQQVVETPPDTESRPFVLPSIHRNQPQPIDTQNVTGQNIIDPTKSRYTIQHSAVAFPRCLGLELRSTNPPRLHSFAWHCGIRPEENPNSHVLLSDLVTKEDYYRISKVYFSVVHPIFDVVNPEQLAKNVEKYWDGDVKTLEYGAVIAGVIALGSFFMGSLGHPREMDIVQYAKGILDDPTFSRIPTVEQVSAWVLRTIYLRATSRPHVAWLASCVTIHLSEAIGLHHEIDREDIAISSNVSPKRTAVISEHTRRLFWCAWSINTILSYDYGRSSVTLNRITCKPVEQTDGNYTVHLVALAHLIPQDSVNANATQLLQALAAVHESPNAHPFLSLTKSDICLSLYRRLRLLNHILDKSVVLQIIDIGNTALSAAYALVKLDQAWWNVLSTSFQYVCVLLAIDTAESLSHVATAMRTLDNITQVLGTHIAFEAQKTAKLLLEDSMKKKRQEIQQLEQATHQRSTLETTHLLDIDWDALLDPSDTLNFM, encoded by the coding sequence ATGGCATCCCCAGGATCAACTGCACTACCGCACAAACGACAGAGAGTCCGAAAGGCTTGCGTGCCCTGTAGGGAACGTAAAAGGAAATGTAATGGCAAGTCTCCGTGTGAAATGTGTGTCGCTTATGGATACGTATGTCATTATATCGACGGGCGTGGGCCTTCGGCATCACCTCAAGTGCAACAAGTGGTTGAAACCCCCCCTGATACGGAGAGCAGACCTTTTGTCCTCCCAAGTATACATAGAAACCAACCACAGCCTATCGATACGCAGAATGTTACCGGTCAAAACATTATAGATCCGACTAAGTCTAGGTACACGATCCAGCACTCGGCAGTTGCTTTTCCACGCTGTCTTGGTCTCGAACTCCGATCAACTAATCCTCCACGCTTACATTCCTTCGCTTGGCATTGCGGAATCAGACCAGaagaaaatccaaattCTCATGTCCTTCTCTCTGATTTAGTTACAAAGGAAGATTATTACCGTATCTCAaaagtatatttttctgttgTCCATCCGATATTTGATGTTGTTAATCCAGAGCAGCTGGCAAagaatgttgaaaaatattgggACGGCGACGTAAAGACGTTAGAGTATGGAGCTGTTATTGCGGGTGTGATAGCTTTAGGATCATTTTTTATGGGAAGTCTTGGCCATCCTCGAGAGATGGATATAGTACAATATGCTAAAGGTATTCTCGATGATCCGACTTTCAGCCGCATACCCACGGTGGAGCAAGTCTCCGCATGGGTCTTGCGCACTATTTACCTTCGAGCTACTTCTCGGCCCCACGTAGCATGGTTAGCTAGCTGTGTAACCATCCATCTTTCTGAGGCAATTGGCCTGCATCATGAGATTGACAGAGAGGATATAGCGATATCGAGTAACGTTTCACCGAAAAGGACTGCTGTGATTAGCGAACACACTCGAAGATTATTTTGGTGTGCATGGTCAATCAACACCATTCTCTCATATGACTATGGGCGCTCAAGTGTTACGCTGAATAGAATTACCTGCAAGCCAGTTGAGCAGACAGACGGTAATTACACGGTTCATTTAGTGGCGTTAGCACACCTGATTCCACAAGACAGCGTAAATGCAAACGCAACACAATTGTTACAGGCTCTGGCAGCCGTCCACGAATCACCAAATGCACATCCATTCTTATCGTTGACCAAGAGTGATATATGCCTCTCTTTGTATAGAAGGCTTCGTCTTCTGAATCACATTCTTGATAAGAGTGTTGTTTTACAAATAATTGATATCGGTAACACCGCGCTATCAGCAGCGTATGCCCTTGTAAAACTAGATCAAGCATGGTGGAATGTGCTGAGCACCTCATTCCAGTACGTCTGCGTGCTTCTTGCCATCGACACCGCGGAAAGTCTTTCACATGTCGCCACTGCTATGAGAACACTAGATAATATTACTCAAGTTCTCGGTACACATATTGCTTTTGAAGCACAAAAGACCGCAAAACTACTTCTTGAGGATTccatgaagaaaaaaagacaagaaattCAGCAACTTGAGCAGGCAACTCACCAGAGATCTACTCTCGAAACTACTCACTTACTCGATATTGACTGGGATGCCCTGCTTG
- the ATF1 gene encoding alcohol O-acetyltransferase (Alcohol acetyltransferase~similar to YOR377W), protein MNELNEKQQAPVQYECLEKMIQNGHARRMGSVEDLYVALNRQNLYRNFCTYGELNDYCTRDQLTLALREICLKNPTLLHIVLPTRWPNHGDYYRSSEYYSQPHPIHDYISVLQELKLDGVILNEQPEYSAVMKQILEEFKNSKGSYTAKIFKLTTTLSIPYFGPTGPNWRLICLPEEHTDKWKKFIFVSNHCMSDGRSSIHFFHDLRDELNNIKTPPKNLNYIFQYEEDYRLLRKLPEPIEKVIDFRPPYLFIPKSLLSGFIYNHLRFSSKGVCMRMDDMEKCDDVVTEIINISPSELQEIKAKIKSNIQGKCTITPFLHVCWFVSLHKWGKFFKPLNFEWLTDIFIPADCRPQLPEDEEIRQMYRYGANVGFVDFTPWISEFDMNDSKENFWPLIEHYHEVISGALREKKHLHGLGFNIQGLVQKYVNIDKAMCDRAIGKRRGGTLLSNVGLFNQLEEPDAKYSIRDLAFGQFQGSWHQAFSLGVCSTNVKGMNIVVASTKNVVGSQESLEELCSIYKALLLGP, encoded by the coding sequence ATGAATGAACTTAATGAAAAACAGCAGGCCCCTGTTCAATATGAATGCCTGGAAAAGATGATACAGAATGGACACGCTCGGCGGATGGGATCTGTTGAAGATCTGTATGTCGCTCTCAACAGACAAAACTTGTATCGAAACTTTTGCACATATGGAGAACTAAATGATTACTGTACTAGGGATCAGCTTACATTAGCTTTGAGGGAAATTTGCCTGAAAAACCCAACTCTTTTACACATCGTTTTACCAACAAGATGGCCTAATCATGGAGATTATTATCGCAGTTCTGAATACTATTCACAGCCACATCCAATACATGATTATATTTCAGTATTGCAAGAACTGAAACTAGATGGTGTAATTCTCAATGAACAACCTGAGTACAGTGCAGTAATGAAGCAAatattggaagaatttAAGAATAGCAAAGGTTCTTATACtgccaaaatttttaaacttACTACCACTTTGTCCATTCCTTACTTTGGACCAACAGGTCCGAATTGGCGGCTAATTTGTCTTCCAGAAGAGCATACAGACaagtggaaaaaatttatttttgtttctaatCACTGCATGTCTGATGGCCGGTCTTCGattcacttttttcatgATTTAAGAGATGaattaaataatattaaaacCCCACCAAAAAACTTAAATTACATTTTTCAGTACGAAGAGGACTATCGATTATTGAGAAAACTTCCAGAACCGATTGAAAAGGTGATAGACTTTAGGCCACCCTACTTGTTTATTCCGAAGTCCCTTCTTTCGGGTTTCATCTATAATCATTTAaggttttcttcaaaaggtGTTTGTATGAGAATGGATGATATGGAAAAATGCGATGATGTTGTTACCgaaatcatcaatatctCACCATCAGAACTTCAAGAGATTAAAGCGAAAATTAAATCAAATATCCAAGGTAAGTGTACTATCACTCCATTTTTACATGTTTGTTGGTTTGTATCTCTCCATAAATGGGGTAAGTTTTTCAAGCCATTGAACTTCGAGTGGCTTACGGATATTTTTATTCCTGCAGATTGCCGCCCACAACTTCCAGAAGATGAGGAAATAAGACAGATGTACAGATATGGTGCTAACGTTGGATTTGTTGACTTCACCCCGTGGATAAGCGAATTCGACATGAATGAtagcaaagaaaatttttggccACTTATCGAACATTATCATGAAGTTATCTCGGGCGCTttaagagaaaagaagcacCTCCATGGCTTGGGGTTCAATATACAAGGCCTCGTCCAAAAATATGTGAATATTGATAAGGCAATGTGCGATCGTGCCATTGGAAAAAGGCGCGGGGGTACATTATTGAGTAATGTAGGTCTCTTTAACCAGTTAGAGGAACCCGATGCCAAATATTCTATAAGGGATTTGGCATTTGGCCAGTTTCAAGGATCATGGCACCAAGCATTTTCTTTGGGTGTTTGTTCGACCAATGTGAAGGGGATGAATATCGTCGTTGCTTCAACGAAAAATGTTGTTGGTAGTCAAGAATCTTTGGAAGAGCTTTGTTCCATTTACAAAGCTCTCCTTTTAGGGCCTTAG
- the AMF1 gene encoding Amf1p (Low affinity NH4+ transporter~similar to YOR378W) — protein sequence MSTSSSVTQKNLDTNAGALKKEDEVLSEFDIQDERPKSLLWESAFVGVLCSAQLMTQAGLGQSLAPLHIIGNSFGTTNAGQLSWFASAYSLTVGTFILIAGRLGDIFGHKKFFVLGFFWYALWSLLAGFSVYSNQIFFDCCRAFQGMGPAFLLPNAIAILGRTYKPGRRKNMVFSLFGASAPGGFVLGAVFSSMLGQLAWWPWAYWIMGIACFLLAVAGYFVIPHTPMPSRDAPSFKLLERVDFAGSVTGVVGLILFNFAWNQGPVVGWQTPYTYALLIVGTFFLVIFAFIESRAAFPLLPFAALSRDTAFVLTCIAAGWASFGIWIFYTWQFMEDSRGQNSLLSSAQFSPVAISGFCAAVTTGFLLSHTPPSTVMLFAMTAFTVGTILIATAPVHQTYWAQTFVSIIVMPWGMDMSFPAATIMLSDSMPHEHQGLAASLVNTVVNYSISIGLGIAGTIESRVNDGGAKPLKGYRCSWYMGIGLSGLGIFVAALYAWSTFMKSKKRVSEKQHFIE from the coding sequence ATGTCAACCAGTTCCTCCGTAACGCAGAAAAACCTCGATACAAACGCGGGTGCCTTGAAAAAGGAGGATGAAGTATTGTCGGAGTTCGATATTCAGGATGAAAGACCCAAATCCCTTTTATGGGAGAGTGCCTTTGTCGGGGTGCTGTGCTCTGCCCAGCTAATGACACAGGCAGGGCTTGGTCAATCATTAGCGCCACTCCACATCATCGGTAACAGTTTTGGAACAACGAATGCTGGACAACTCAGTTGGTTCGCTTCCGCATACTCGCTAACTGTTGGTACATTTATTTTGATTGCTGGAAGGCTTGGAGACATCTTCGGGcacaaaaaattctttgtcCTTGGCTTCTTTTGGTACGCCCTTTGGTCCTTGCTTGCCGGGTTTAGCGTCTACTCTAATCAGATTTTCTTTGACTGCTGTCGTGCCTTTCAAGGCATGGGACCCGCCTTTTTGTTGCCAAATGCCATTGCGATCCTTGGACGCACATATAAGCcaggaagaagaaaaaacatgGTCTTTAGTTTATTTGGGGCCTCAGCACCTGGTGGATTCGTCCTTGGAGCTGTTTTCTCATCCATGTTGGGCCAACTTGCGTGGTGGCCATGGGCTTACTGGATAATGGGTATCGCGTGCTTTCTCTTAGCAGTTGCAGGTTACTTTGTAATCCCTCACACCCCCATGCCGAGCCGCGATGCCCCATCTTTCAAATTGTTGGAGAGGGTCGATTTCGCAGGATCAGTTACTGGTGTCGTTGGATTGATTCTCTTTAATTTTGCCTGGAATCAAGGCCCTGTAGTGGGCTGGCAAACACCATACACATATGCCCTTTTGATAGTTGgcaccttttttttggttatttTCGCATTTATCGAGTCCAGAGCAGCCTTCCCCTTGCTTCCATTTGCCGCTCTTTCCAGAGATACTGCTTTTGTGCTTACCTGCATAGCTGCAGGATGGGCCAGTTTTGGTATTTGGATTTTCTATACATGGCAATTCATGGAAGACTCAAGAGGCCAAAATTCCCTTCTTTCCAGTGCACAGTTCTCGCCTGTAGCAATCAGCGGATTTTGTGCTGCCGTGACGACGGGTTTTCTTTTAAGTCATACGCCTCCAAGTACAGTTATGCTTTTTGCGATGACTGCTTTCACGGTCGGAACTATATTGATTGCTACGGCTCCCGTTCACCAAACGTATTGGGCCCAAACGTTTGTGTCAATCATTGTTATGCCTTGGGGAATGGACATGTCCTTCCCAGCCGCTACAATAATGCTTAGCGATTCGATGCCACATGAGCACCAAGGTCTTGCGGCATCTTTGGTTAATACGGTGGTAAACTATTCGATATCGATAGGTTTAGGTATTGCGGGTACAATTGAATCCAGAGTCAATGACGGAGGCGCCAAGCCTTTGAAGGGATATCGTTGTTCTTGGTACATGGGCATCGGGTTGAGCGGACTGGGTATTTTTGTCGCAGCATTATATGCATGGAGCACTTTTATGAAGTCTAAAAAAAGGGTCTCCGAAAAGCAGCATTTTATAGAATAA